The genomic region acaatgtcttgTACAACAAATGAGAAGAAGGTAAGTATGAAATTAATGGTAAACAAAAATACAAACAAAGTAATATTTGCAGAAGCAGGACAAGAATGTGTAGAATTCATCTCACAAATAATGTCTTTACCACTGTCAACTGTCACAAACATTCTGCATGCAAAAGGCATGGTGAATCCTATCAGCACTCTATTCAAATCCATCAAATCTCCCAATTATCCGAACCTCGAGTCGAGCGAAGTCGATAATTCTGTGCTAAACCCGAGCCCAAGCCCAACTCCTGTTGGAACTGTGACAGATGGTGTTGTTTATATGATAATGGATAATTTAGATGTCAAACCCATGTCTATGTCTCTTATCAAACCTTATGTTACTCGTATCGGGTTTTTGG from Silene latifolia isolate original U9 population chromosome 3, ASM4854445v1, whole genome shotgun sequence harbors:
- the LOC141646861 gene encoding uncharacterized protein LOC141646861 codes for the protein MSCTTNEKKVSMKLMVNKNTNKVIFAEAGQECVEFISQIMSLPLSTVTNILHAKGMVNPISTLFKSIKSPNYPNLESSEVDNSVLNPSPSPTPVGTVTDGVVYMIMDNLDVKPMSMSLIKPYVTRIGFLEEKIVQVGSQEALAILKASFESNEVLTNVFLGKKTGGGSSSRIYPSTTVRKALYLVLVFAFIGMIVESQGKMK